From one Rhopalosiphum padi isolate XX-2018 chromosome 2, ASM2088224v1, whole genome shotgun sequence genomic stretch:
- the LOC132923150 gene encoding odorant receptor 33b-like, whose amino-acid sequence MTFDISLLEPKEVSINLKLLKLFRFFHLFDPKTRKICNINVYHLVWYIINSVLSCIVIYGLLGYFTEMEDVIDIVFHIQLMFCCLIYSLSLIKIIVFLYKANNIWDLLSVTCIHFLTSTRCQTYIGILHNHRKKSIKMTNITCGLVFINAIEWSMYPLVLKLLQKEDANQSNRRLENIFNLRFPVTINNYNNNYVTFYIMESSIIMFLLYIYVVIDVFFISICYVMIAHYEIIKRAYENINSTLNSKNNNGNINDFNVNDCFDDLVSITMDQQKHFAKLKLFYSTYKFIILSTVIINSGSIIILTYASVVIFTSSESIPILSVIKLISAFGYMLIVLFFLCYLIERINNKMESVHFGMYSCNWTSMNIRSKKMLLLSMQLNNTANELKIKITPRKIVNLQFFSSVIITCYNVLSAMFNTRYK is encoded by the exons ATGACGTTTGATATAAGCTTATTGGAACCAAAGGAAGTTTCCATAAACTTGAAATTGCTTAAGCTATTTCGATTTTTTCATCTATTTGATCCAAAAACACGAAAAATTTGCAATATCAACGTTTACCATTTAGTTTGGTATATCATAAATAGCGTTCTTAGTTGTATAGTAATTTACGGATTGTTGGGTTATTTTACTGAGATGGAAGATGTTATAGAcatcgtttttcatatacagTTAATGTTCTGCTGCTTAATTTATTCTCtgtctttaattaaaataatcgtatttttatataaagcaAATAACATTTGGGATTTACTCAGTGttacatgtatacattttttgacgAGCACACGGTGTCAAACATATATTGGAATTCTCCATAACCATCgcaaaaaatcgataaaaatgacaaatatcACGTGTGGTCTTGTGTTTATAAATGCTATCGAATGGAGCATGTATCCTTTAGTTCTGAAGTTGTTACAAAAAGAAGACGCAAACCAATCAAATCGACGCCTTGAGAATATTTTCAACCTTCGGTTTCCCGTGaccataaataactataataataattatgttacattttatattatggaatcatctattataatgtttctattatacatatatgtagtgATCGATGTCTTCTTTATTTCTATCTGCTATGTTATGATTGCTCACTATGAGATAATCAAAAGAGCTTACGAAAATATCAACAGTACattgaattcaaaaaataataatg gaaacataaatgattttaatgtgAACGACTGTTTTGATGATTTAGTATCAATTACGATGGATCAACAAAAACATTTCGC gaagttaaaattattttactctacgtataagtttattattttatcaactgtaataataaattccgggtctatcataattttaacttatgcATCAGTTGTG atatttacgtCATCAGAATCTATACCAATTCTCAGTGTAATCAAGTTGATATCAGCATTTGGATAcatgttaattgttttatttttcctttGCTATTTAATAGAAcgcattaataataaa aTGGAATCTGTTCATTTTGGGATGTATAGTTGTAATTGGACTTCGATGAATATAAGATCGAAAAAAATGTTGCTGTTATCAATGCAGTTGAATAAT ACTGCTAACGAATTGAAGATTAAAATAACACCGAGAAAAATTGTCAATCTACAATTTTTTAGTAgt GTAATTATCACATGCTATAACGTTCTATCAGCTATGTTTAATAcacgatataaataa